In the genome of Populus trichocarpa isolate Nisqually-1 chromosome 6, P.trichocarpa_v4.1, whole genome shotgun sequence, one region contains:
- the LOC18100814 gene encoding uncharacterized protein At2g24330, translating into MGGEDNKETATDSQDSSSPAVKKRSGGGILSRVWKAVFRPHGDDFEKRLQHISKEEAAVLSRINRRSRNRRKITRHLIVFSVLFEVIAVGYAIMTTRSMDMNWKMRAFRILPMFLLPALSSLAYSAFVSFTRMCDRRDQKTLERLQAERQAKIDELKEKTNYYSTQQLIQRYDPDPAAKAAAATVLASKLGADSGLKVYVGDESKPTLPTGKSNDAEFVQASGLRNRKQVHTTSSSSGSTLVQHSDEEMPLSVQSEGPLTSEHNQLVVEHYTPQGYTTYDGGWVARIAALLVGEDPTQSYALICGNCHMHNGLARKEDFPYITYYCPHCRALNQPKQLEERVSGSSSPGLSTLRKGTGGSAEPISNAGDSPSDDSILASNSLDGAGSEIEEVTETIASREVTS; encoded by the exons ATGGGCGGGGAGGACAATAAGGAGACAGCCACCGATAGTCAAGACTCATCATCACCTGCCGTTAAGAAGCGCAGCGGCGGAGGTATTCTATCCCGTGTTTGGAAGGCTGTCTTTAGACCTCACGGTGACGATTTCGAGAAGAGACTGCAACACATTTCTAAGGAAGAGGCTGCTGTTTTATCTAGAATCAATCGGAGATCCCGCAATCGGAGGAAGATCACTCGCCATCTCATTGTTTTCTCTGTCCTTTTTGAG GTTATTGCAGTCGGTTATGCTATCATGACCACAAGATCAATGGATATGAATTGGAAGATGAGGGCTTTTCGAATCTTACCAATGTTTCTTTTGCCTGCTTTATCATCCCTTGCGTATTCTGCCTTTGTAAGCTTCACCAGGATGT GTGATCGCAGAGATCAAAAAACTCTGGAGAGGCTTCAGGCTGAAAGGCAAGCGAAAATTGATGAACTTAAAGAGAAGACAAATTATTATTCGACTCAGCAGCTCATTCAG AGATATGATCCTGACCCGGCAGCTAAGGCAGCTGCTGCAACTGTCCTTGCATCTAAGCTGGGTGCAGATTCTGGCTTGAAAGTGTACGTTGGAGATGAATCTAAGCCAACTCTTCCTACAGGGAAGAGTAATGATGCTGAGTTTGTGCAAGCTAGTGGGCTCAGAAATAGAAAGCAAGTGCACACAACATCCAGTAGTTCAGGGAGCACTCTGGTGCAGCATTCTGATGAAGAAATGCCACTTTCTGTGCAAAGTGAAGGTCCTCTGACATCTGAGCATAATCAGCTTGTTGTTGAGCATTACACTCCGCAGGGATATACCACATATGATGGGGGATGGGTTGCTCGAATTGCAGCATTACTTGTGGGTGAGGATCCAACACAATCATATGCACTGATATGTGGCAACTGCCATATGCACAATG GGCTTGCTAGGAAGGAGGATTTTCCATACATTACATATTACTGCCCACATTGTCGTGCCCTGAACCAGCCAAAACAACTAGAGGAGCGTGTTTCTGGTTCTAGTTCCCCCGGATTGAGCACTTTGAGGAAAGGGACGGGGGGTAGCGCTGAACCCATCAGCAATGCTGGTGATTCTCCGAGTGATGATAGTATACTTGCAAGCAACAGCCTTGATGGAGCTGGTTCTGAGATTGAGGAAGTAACAGAGACGATAGCATCAAGGGAGGTTACTAGTTAA
- the LOC18100815 gene encoding uncharacterized protein At2g24330 isoform X1 produces the protein MGRGDSKETAGIADSDSAKMTGRSGSGGFLSRLWKAVFRPHGDDFEKRLQHISKEEAAVLARINRRSGTRRKIIRHLIVFSVLFEVLAVGYAIMTTRSMDLNWKMRAFRVLPMFLLPALSSLAYSAFVSFTRMCFFHEVDRRDQNTLERLRAERQAKIDELKEKTNYYTTQQLIQRYDPDPAAKAAAATVLASKLGADSGMKVYLGDESKPTTPTGKSNDVEPVQGSGLRNRKQVHTRSSGAGSTLVQHSGEEMPLSVQSEGPLTSEHSQLVAEHGNLQGYTAYDGGWVARIAALLVGEDPTQSYALICGNCHMHNGLARKEDFPYITYYCPHCRSLNQPKQLEERVSGSSSPDLSTLRKGTGGSAEPISNGGDSPSDDIILARNSGDGAGSEIVEVTETIASREVTS, from the exons ATGGGCAGGGGGGACAGTAAGGAGACAGCAGGCATAGCCGACAGCGATTCTGCTAAAATGACGGGGAGGAGCGGAAGCGGAGGTTTCCTATCCCGTCTTTGGAAGGCTGTCTTTAGACCGCATGGCGATGACTTCGAGAAGAGACTGCAACACATTTCTAAGGAAGAGGCTGCTGTTTTGGCTAGAATCAATCGGAGATCCGGTACTCGGAGGAAGATCATTCGCCATCTTATTGTTTTCTCTGTCCTTTTTGAG GTCCTCGCAGTCGGCTATGCTATTATGACTACAAGATCAATGGATTTGAATTGGAAGATGAGAGCTTTTCGAGTCTTACCAATGTTTCTTCTGCCTGCTTTATCGTCCCTTGCTTATTCCGCCTTTGTAAGCTTCACCAGGATGT GTTTCTTTCATGAAGTTGATCGCAGAGATCAAAACACTCTGGAGAGGCTTCGGGCTGAAAGGCAAGCAAAAATTGATGAGCTTAAAGAGAAGACAAATTACTATACGACACAGCAGCTAATTCag AGATATGATCCTGACCCAGCAGCTAAGGCAGCTGCTGCAACTGTCCTTGCATCTAAGCTGGGTGCGGATTCTGGCATGAAGGTTTATCTGGGAGATGAATCTAAGCCTACTACTCCTACAGGGAAGAGTAATGACGTTGAGCCTGTACAAGGTAGTGGACTCAGAAATAGAAAGCAAGTGCACACAAGGTCCAGTGGTGCAGGGAGCACGCTGGTGCAGCATTCTGGTGAAGAAATGCCACTTTCTGTGCAAAGTGAAGGTCCTCTGACATCTGAGCATAGTCAGCTTGTTGCTGAGCATGGCAATCTGCAGGGATATACTGCATATGATGGGGGATGGGTTGCTCGAATTGCAGCATTGCTTGTGGGTGAGGATCCAACACAATCATATGCACTGATATGTGGCAACTGCCATATGCACAATG GGCTTGCTAGGAAGGAGGATTTTCCATACATTACATATTACTGCCCACATTGTCGTTCCCTGAACCAGCCAAAACAACTAGAAGAGCGTGTTTCTGGTTCTAGTTCCCCTGATTTGAGCACTTTGAGAAAAGGGACGGGGGGTAGCGCTGAACCCATCAGCAATGGTGGTGATTCTCCGAGTGATGATATTATACTTGCAAGGAACAGCGGTGATGGAGCTGGTTCTGAGATTGTGGAAGTAACAGAGACGATAGCATCACGGGAGGTTACTAGTTGA
- the LOC18100815 gene encoding uncharacterized protein At2g24330 isoform X2, translating into MGRGDSKETAGIADSDSAKMTGRSGSGGFLSRLWKAVFRPHGDDFEKRLQHISKEEAAVLARINRRSGTRRKIIRHLIVFSVLFEVLAVGYAIMTTRSMDLNWKMRAFRVLPMFLLPALSSLAYSAFVSFTRMFDRRDQNTLERLRAERQAKIDELKEKTNYYTTQQLIQRYDPDPAAKAAAATVLASKLGADSGMKVYLGDESKPTTPTGKSNDVEPVQGSGLRNRKQVHTRSSGAGSTLVQHSGEEMPLSVQSEGPLTSEHSQLVAEHGNLQGYTAYDGGWVARIAALLVGEDPTQSYALICGNCHMHNGLARKEDFPYITYYCPHCRSLNQPKQLEERVSGSSSPDLSTLRKGTGGSAEPISNGGDSPSDDIILARNSGDGAGSEIVEVTETIASREVTS; encoded by the exons ATGGGCAGGGGGGACAGTAAGGAGACAGCAGGCATAGCCGACAGCGATTCTGCTAAAATGACGGGGAGGAGCGGAAGCGGAGGTTTCCTATCCCGTCTTTGGAAGGCTGTCTTTAGACCGCATGGCGATGACTTCGAGAAGAGACTGCAACACATTTCTAAGGAAGAGGCTGCTGTTTTGGCTAGAATCAATCGGAGATCCGGTACTCGGAGGAAGATCATTCGCCATCTTATTGTTTTCTCTGTCCTTTTTGAG GTCCTCGCAGTCGGCTATGCTATTATGACTACAAGATCAATGGATTTGAATTGGAAGATGAGAGCTTTTCGAGTCTTACCAATGTTTCTTCTGCCTGCTTTATCGTCCCTTGCTTATTCCGCCTTTGTAAGCTTCACCAGGATGT TTGATCGCAGAGATCAAAACACTCTGGAGAGGCTTCGGGCTGAAAGGCAAGCAAAAATTGATGAGCTTAAAGAGAAGACAAATTACTATACGACACAGCAGCTAATTCag AGATATGATCCTGACCCAGCAGCTAAGGCAGCTGCTGCAACTGTCCTTGCATCTAAGCTGGGTGCGGATTCTGGCATGAAGGTTTATCTGGGAGATGAATCTAAGCCTACTACTCCTACAGGGAAGAGTAATGACGTTGAGCCTGTACAAGGTAGTGGACTCAGAAATAGAAAGCAAGTGCACACAAGGTCCAGTGGTGCAGGGAGCACGCTGGTGCAGCATTCTGGTGAAGAAATGCCACTTTCTGTGCAAAGTGAAGGTCCTCTGACATCTGAGCATAGTCAGCTTGTTGCTGAGCATGGCAATCTGCAGGGATATACTGCATATGATGGGGGATGGGTTGCTCGAATTGCAGCATTGCTTGTGGGTGAGGATCCAACACAATCATATGCACTGATATGTGGCAACTGCCATATGCACAATG GGCTTGCTAGGAAGGAGGATTTTCCATACATTACATATTACTGCCCACATTGTCGTTCCCTGAACCAGCCAAAACAACTAGAAGAGCGTGTTTCTGGTTCTAGTTCCCCTGATTTGAGCACTTTGAGAAAAGGGACGGGGGGTAGCGCTGAACCCATCAGCAATGGTGGTGATTCTCCGAGTGATGATATTATACTTGCAAGGAACAGCGGTGATGGAGCTGGTTCTGAGATTGTGGAAGTAACAGAGACGATAGCATCACGGGAGGTTACTAGTTGA
- the LOC127905457 gene encoding uncharacterized protein LOC127905457, with the protein MSKSLAHGGRSQPASQTSWANKVRVSDSSTRFTLEPLSRQPLGHKLVISADMLLDNADQWNRCMVGFFPGFRMPYHAVNTIASRVWRQCGLENVSTTSNGFMIFRFTTEAEMHAVLEKGPWMFGGKNIVLQQWHPRFQFDKNNISTLPVWVRLHGLPFPLWSKSGLSMTASMVGRPLSCDESTYTCTRLDYARVCVEVDASLPYVHEFEIDSPLTSEPITVKVDYEWKPSRCGKCHIFGHSCPIQPPPQLNKGKLPVTDTIPLPTPVFVQPQMQPSTSALPIPIPPVPPKAISSLSPPPIPPLIVSSIPPLPSSPTEAVVAPPSLSTAHAEPVVAPLSPPNIPPQNIPHLPLPTSEETLPLAVVTTNLNTQHQPVLDTTTCLESKMASLQSHSESSSAMETSTAETASLPFSESQDESPNPSPKTVRKKKGGRKRSWNIWGLNNLQTQKAVQEWTTKNNLEIFGLLETKIASSNLSAVTSKLGLPHWHYTSNIDYSTSCRILVGWNPHKISLTCVNASSQWLTCEITTQSLLVPLRITFIYGQNTPAARTLLWNHICQESSLTACVPWLVLGDFNAILHAGDRSGGDINWYHHQNDFSNCIRQAELIQMPYTGLKFSWHNGQQGEHTIQKKLDWIFGNTCLFSTFPTAHSIFMPRLISDHSAMLFHFTNPTSIRPRHSPFKFLNAWTDRADFMDLVSTSWNSQVNGNPMYKFTTKLCILKTALRNLHHQHTNNIAGKVAQAKVTWQDAQLHLDSNPTSTEAKDRERAQATLYMQLCKDEESLLKQRSRINWLQLGDRNTKFFHNSLLHRQVRNWIHSLQTSTGSIITDQQDMGKLASSYYETLLSAPQPSLPGPMQHLYSNIISEDSRLSLNLPITDEDIKAALFSIPDNKSPGPDGYNAYFFKHCWSIIGTDFLAAVRYFFTHNCLPRCVNATRIALVPKVENPSCMNDFRPISCCTVIYKCISKVIAIRLKAALAEVIGPSQSAFLPGRNISDAILLTQELMHNAHLNTGPSRCALKVDLKKAFDTVSWDFVLAGLDAIGIPQHMVHWIRLCISTAHYSVNLNGELHGFFKASRGIRQGDPLSPYLFVLAMEGLEGLIKQATQHADFKYHWRCAATKLTHICFADDLMLYCHADTASVSILKSCLDTFSAISGLTINQTKSSLFLSGVDRDTRASISNQLGFQQGVLPVRYLGVPLISTRLKHDDCIPLLERLTSRIKLWTSSSLTYAGRLQLIKSVLFSIQVYWSSMFILPCSIIKKIESIFSAFLWKGASLSPVGAKVAWQSICYPLREGGLGIKNLKTWNQAATWKHIWRLLIDKESLWTVWIHTVLLRNRSFWHINIPSNATWSWRKILQSRESCRSFFITQIGNGSSTSLWYDYWLPDGKRLIDLLPLRILTFTGLSWNSKVSHIIHDGGWNFPNIPALQPTWNTITFTPLLDREDQCLWRLHPSGAFTIKSAWDFLRAKKQVNNLYHLFWFKGHIPRHSFIMWLASIGRLRTMDRLHGRVTSTTCILCGLHMETHDHLFFECYYTNLVWMSICHKANMHWPRQPWTQLLQWTASYYKQRNDSEHMIACLLLSTTVYFLWFERNNRVFTNTAKTYQTTVETIYQQIRTHIAHMDIACTFPARIRAIWNLQPD; encoded by the exons ATGTCGAAATCTCTAGCACATGGTGGCAGATCACAACCTGCCTCCCAAACTTCATGGGCGAACAAAGTTCGTGTTTCTGACTCCAGTACAAGGTTCACTCTAGAACCCCTCTCACGTCAACCACTTGGCCACAAGCTTGTAATCTCAGCAGACATGCTACTGGACAATGCAGATCAATGGAATAGATGCATGGTAGGGTTTTTTCCTGGGTTTCGTATGCCATACCATGCTGTTAATACCATCGCATCCCGAGTTTGGAGACAATGTGGCTTGGAAAATGTCTCAACAACTTCCAatggtttcatgatttttcgGTTTACAACTGAAGCAGAGATGCATGCCGTTCTTGAGAAGGGACCTTGGATGTTTGGTGGGAAAAACATTGTGTTGCAACAATGGCATCCTAGGTTTCAGTTTGACAAAAACAACATATCCACGCTACCTGTTTGGGTTCGCCTGCATGGTTTGCCGTTCCCTTTATGGTCAAAGTCAGGATTGAGCATGACTGCTAGTATGGTTGGGAGGCCCCTCTCCTGTGATGAATCTACCTACACCTGCACCAGATTGGACTATGCCCGAGTATGTGTCGAAGTCGATGCTTCACTCCCGTATGTCCATGAATTTGAAATTGATAGCCCTTTAACTTCTGAGCCTATTACAGTTAAGGTTGATTATGAATGGAAACCATCCAGGTGCGGAAAATGCCACATTTTTGGCCACTCTTGTCCCATCCAACCACCTCCACAATTGAACAAAGGTAAACTGCCTGTAACAGACACTATTCCATTACCCACCCCTGTCTTTGTTCAGCCACAGATGCAGCCTTCCACCAGTGCTCTTCCAATACCAATACCACCAGTTCCACCAAAAGCTATTTCTAGCCTTAGCCCACCTCCCATTCCTCCCCTAATTGTTTCATCTATTCCACCCTTGCCTTCTTCCCCTACAGAAGCGGTAGTTGCACCACCATCACTGTCTACTGCCCATGCAGAACCAGTAGTTGCACCACTATCCCCTCCAAATATCCCTCCTCAGAATATCCCCCATTTACCTTTGCCCACCTCAGAAGAAACTCTGCCCCTTGCTGTCGTTACCACAAACCTTAACACTCAGCACCAACCTGTTCTAGACACCACCACTTGTCTGGAAAGTAAGATGGCTTCTTTACAAAGCCACAGTGAATCTTCCTCTGCGATGGAGACTTCAACTGCCGAAACTGCATCTCTCCCCTTCAGTGAGAGTCAAGATGAATCTCCCAACCCTTCACCAAAAACAGTCCGGAAGAAAAAAGGTGGCAGGAAAC GTAGCTGGAATATTTGGGGACTCAACAATCTCCAAACACAAAAAGCTGTCCAGGAATGgacaacaaaaaacaatttagaaatcTTTGGTTTACTGGAAACTAAGATAGCCTCCTCAAACCTATCAGCCGTGACATCCAAATTAGGTCTCCCACACTGGCACTACACTTCCAACATTGATTACTCCACTAGTTGCCGTATTCTAGTTGGATGGAACCCCCACAAAATTTCACTCACTTGTGTCAATGCTTCTTCTCAGTGGTTAACATGTGAGATCACAACCCAGAGCTTGCTTGTCCCATTAAGAATCACATTTATTTATGGCCAAAATACTCCTGCTGCTCGAACACTCCTGTGGAACCACATCTGTCAAGAGAGTTCTCTGACGGCTTGCGTTCCTTGGCTTGTCCTGGGGGATTTCAATGCAATATTGCATGCTGGTGATCGTTCAGGTGGGGATATCAATTGGTATCATCATCAAAATGACTTCAGCAATTGTATTCGCCAAGCGGAGCTCATCCAAATGCCTTACACAGGGCTAAAATTTTCATGGCATAATGGACAGCAAGGCGAGCACACAATTCAGAAAAAATTGGATTGGATATTTGGTAACACTTGTTTGTTTTCTACCTTTCCTACAGCTCATTCTATTTTCATGCCAAGGCTAATCTCTGATCACAGTGCCATGCTATTCCATTTTACTAATCCAACATCAATTAGGCCGCGACATTCTCCATTCAAGTTTTTAAATGCTTGGACTGACAGGGCAGACTTTATGGATCTTGTTAGCACTTCATGGAATTCTCAGGTTAATGGTAATCCTATGTACAAGTTTACAACCAAGCTTTGTATTTTAAAGACTGCCCTTCGCaatcttcatcatcaacataCAAACAATATTGCTGGTAAAGTGGCCCAAGCTAAAGTTACATGGCAGGATGCACAATTACACTTGGATAGCAACCCGACGTCCACTGAGGCTAAAGACAGAGAAAGGGCACAAGCCACTCTCTATATGCAACTTTGTAAGGATGAGGAGTCCTTACTCAAACAGCGGTCCAGAATTAATTGGCTGCAGCTAGGTGATCGCAATACAAAGTTCTTCCATAACTCCTTATTGCACCGCCAAGTCAGAAACTGGATTCATAGTCTGCAGACCTCAACAGGTTCCATCATCACTGATCAGCAGGATATGGGCAAGCTGGCATCCTCCTACTATGAGACTCTCTTATCAGCTCCTCAGCCTTCCCTCCCTGGGCCAATGCAACATTTATATTCTAACATCATCTCGGAGGATTCAAGATTGTCTTTAAATCTTCCCATCACGGATGAGGACATCAAGGCTGCACTGTTCTCCATTCCTGACAATAAATCCCCTGGGCCTGATGGCTATAATGCTTATTTCTTCAAGCACTGTTGGAGCATTATTGGAACCGACTTTCTTGCAGCGGTAAGGTATTTTTTCACCCACAACTGTCTGCCTCGATGTGTAAATGCTACACGCATAGCCCTGGTACCTAAAGTTGAGAATCCATCATGCATGAATGACTTTCGGCCAATCTCCTGTTGCACTGTTATATATAAATGTATCTCCAAAGTCATTGCAATTAGGTTGAAGGCAGCACTTGCGGAGGTAATAGGGCCATCACAGTCAGCTTTTCTCCCAGGACGCAATATTTCAGACGCTATTCTTCTCACTCAAGAGCTCATGCACAATGCTCATCTCAACACAGGGCCCTCTCGTTGTGCTCTCAAAGTTGACCTAAAAAAAGCTTTTGACACTGTGAGTTGGGACTTTGTATTGGCAGGGCTAGATGCCATTGGCATCCCTCAACATATGGTACATTGGATCCGACTCTGCATCTCTACAGCACACTACTCAGTCAACCTTAATGGTGAactacatggtttttttaaagcTTCCAGGGGTATTCGACAAGGAGATCCCCTCTCCCCATACCTTTTTGTTTTGGCAATGGAAGGGCTGGAGGGACTCATTAAACAAGCCACACAACATGCGGATTTCAAGTATCATTGGCGTTGTGCTGCAACTAAACTCACAcatatttgttttgcagatGATCTTATGCTCTATTGCCACGCAGATACTGCTTCGGTTTCTATTTTGAAGTCCTGTTTGGACACTTTTTCTGCCATCTCAGGCCTTACCATCAATCAAACAAAGAGCTCTCTCTTCTTGTCCGGTGTTGATAGGGACACTCGAGCTAGTATCAGCAATCAGCTTGGCTTCCAACAAGGTGTGCTTCCAGTCAGATATTTAGGGGTTCCCCTAATCTCTACAAGGCTTAAACATGATGACTGCATTCCCCTACTAGAGCGCCTCACATCCAGAATCAAGCTTTGGACATCCTCATCATTAACATATGCAGGACGCCTCCAGCTTATTAAATCAGTCTTGTTTTCCATTCAAGTTTACTGGTCTTCAATGTTCATTCTTCCCTGCTCAATcatcaagaaaattgaaagtatTTTCTCTGCCTTTCTATGGAAAGGGGCATCGTTGTCTCCTGTGGGTGCAAAGGTGGCTTGGCAAAGTATTTGCTATCCATTAAGAGAAGGGGGCCTTGGcataaagaatttaaaaacGTGGAACCAGGCAGCAACATGGAAACATATCTGGCGGCTACTAATAGATAAGGAGTCTCTTTGGACAGTGTGGATCCATACAGTCCTTCTGCGTAATAGATCTTTTTGGCATATCAATATTCCATCTAATGCTACATGGTCCTGGAGAAAGATTCTTCAAAGCAGAGAAAGCTGTAGAAGTTTTTTCATTACACAAATTGGCAATGGCTCATCCACGTCTCTTTGGTATGACTACTGGTTACCGGATGGCAAAAGATTAATTGATCTCCTTCCCCTGCGTATACTCACCTTTACAGGGCTCTCATGGAATTCAAAGGTTTCTCACATTATCCATGATGGTGGCTGGAACTTCCCTAATATTCCTGCCCTTCAACCAACATGGAATACCATAACTTTCACCCCCCTTCTTGACCGCGAGGATCAATGTCTCTGGCGCTTACACCCTTCAGGCGCATTCACAATCAAATCTGCATGGGACTTCCTTCGGgcaaaaaaacaagtcaacaaCTTGTATCATCTATTTTGGTTCAAAGGCCATATACCCAGACACTCATTCATCATGTGGTTAGCTAGTATTGGCCGGCTACGCACGATGGACAGATTACATGGGAGGGTAACTAGTACAACTTGCATCCTGTGTGGTCTTCATATGGAAACTCATGACCATCTCTTCTTTGAATGTTACTACACCAATCTAGTCTGGATGTCTATTTGTCATAAAGCCAACATGCATTGGCCTCGCCAACCATGGACGCAGTTGCTTCAATGGACAGCTTCTTACTACAAGCAGAGGAATGATAGTGAACACATGATAGCCTGCCTTCTGTTATCCACCACGGTTTACTTCCTCTGGTTTGAAAGAAACAACCGTGTGTTCACAAACACTGCAAAAACATATCAGACGACTGTGGAGACTATTTACCAGCAGATTCGAACTCACATTGCTCACATGGATATTGCTTGCACCTTCCCAGCAAGGATTCGAGCTATTTGGAATCTTCAACCTGACTAA